The proteins below come from a single Fusobacterium nucleatum genomic window:
- the gpmA gene encoding 2,3-diphosphoglycerate-dependent phosphoglycerate mutase — translation MKLVLIRHGESAWNLENRFTGWKDVDLSPKGMEEAKSAGKILKEMNLVFDVAYTSYLKRAIKTLNIVLEEMDELYIPVYKSWRLNERHYGALQGLNKAETAKKYGDEQVHIWRRSFDVAPPSIDKNSEYYPKSDRRYADLADSDIPLGESLKDTIARVLPYWHSDISKSLQEGKNVIVAAHGNSLRALIKYLLNISNEDILNLNLVTGKPMVFEIDKDLKVLSAPELF, via the coding sequence ATGAAATTAGTTTTAATTCGTCATGGAGAAAGTGCATGGAACTTAGAAAATAGATTTACAGGGTGGAAAGATGTTGATTTAAGTCCAAAAGGAATGGAAGAAGCAAAATCAGCAGGAAAAATTTTAAAAGAAATGAATTTAGTTTTTGATGTAGCTTATACTTCATATTTAAAAAGAGCAATCAAAACTTTAAATATTGTTTTAGAAGAAATGGATGAATTATATATTCCAGTATATAAATCTTGGAGATTAAATGAAAGACACTATGGAGCATTACAAGGATTAAATAAAGCAGAAACTGCAAAAAAATATGGAGATGAACAAGTACATATTTGGCGTCGTAGTTTTGATGTAGCTCCTCCATCAATAGATAAAAATAGTGAATATTATCCAAAATCAGATAGAAGATATGCAGATTTAGCTGATTCTGATATTCCATTAGGAGAAAGTTTAAAGGATACAATAGCAAGAGTATTACCTTACTGGCATTCTGATATTTCAAAAAGTTTACAAGAAGGAAAAAATGTTATAGTTGCTGCTCATGGAAATAGTTTAAGAGCATTGATAAAATACTTATTAAATATTTCTAATGAAGATATTTTAAATCTAAACTTAGTTACAGGCAAACCTATGGTATTTGAAATAGATAAAGATTTAAAAGTATTATCAGCACCTGAATTATTTTAA
- a CDS encoding flavodoxin: protein MKTIGIFYATLTKTTVGIVDEIEFFLKKDDFKTFNVKNGVKEIENFENLIFVTPTYQVGEAHAAWMNNLKKLEEIDFTGKVVGLVGLGNQFAFGESFCGGIKYLYDVIIKKGGKVVGFTNTDGYHYEETSIIEDGKFIGLALDEENQPNLTPKRIGDWITEIKKEFK, encoded by the coding sequence ATGAAAACTATTGGTATTTTTTATGCAACTCTTACAAAAACAACAGTAGGAATTGTTGATGAAATTGAATTCTTTTTAAAAAAAGATGATTTTAAAACTTTTAATGTCAAAAATGGTGTTAAAGAAATAGAGAATTTTGAAAATCTTATTTTTGTTACACCTACATATCAAGTTGGAGAAGCTCATGCAGCTTGGATGAATAATTTAAAAAAATTAGAAGAAATTGATTTTACTGGTAAAGTAGTTGGGCTTGTTGGACTTGGAAATCAATTTGCTTTTGGAGAATCTTTCTGTGGTGGAATAAAATATTTATATGATGTTATTATTAAAAAAGGTGGTAAGGTTGTTGGATTTACAAATACTGATGGTTATCATTATGAAGAAACAAGTATTATAGAAGATGGTAAATTTATTGGACTTGCTCTTGATGAAGAAAATCAACCTAACCTAACTCCAAAAAGAATTGGAGATTGGATAACAGAAATTAAAAAAGAATTTAAATAA
- a CDS encoding Fic family protein, translating into MNKILETLLEEKKIKLKGSLYHLTQVNFSYNSNHIEGSKLTEEQTQYIYETNSFISDKEKVVSIDDINETINHFKCFDYILENINILDENLIKALHKILKNNTSDSQKEWFKVGDYKLKANFIGNTKTTSPSNVSKEMKKLLDEYNSKIKITFENIIDFHYKFEAIHPFQDGNGRVGRLIMFKECLRNNIIPFIIDEEHKLFYYRGLKNYKEDKAYLIETCLSAQDKYIKLLNDLEILK; encoded by the coding sequence ATGAATAAAATTTTAGAAACTTTACTGGAAGAAAAAAAAATAAAATTAAAGGGAAGTCTTTACCATTTAACACAGGTTAATTTTTCATATAACTCAAATCATATTGAGGGAAGTAAACTTACAGAAGAACAAACTCAATATATTTATGAAACTAATTCTTTTATAAGTGATAAAGAAAAAGTTGTGTCTATTGATGACATAAATGAAACTATCAATCATTTTAAATGCTTTGATTATATTTTAGAAAATATAAATATTTTAGATGAAAATTTAATAAAAGCTTTACACAAAATTTTAAAAAATAATACTTCTGACTCTCAAAAAGAGTGGTTCAAAGTAGGAGATTACAAATTAAAAGCAAATTTTATAGGAAATACAAAAACTACAAGTCCAAGTAATGTTTCAAAAGAAATGAAAAAATTACTTGATGAATATAACTCTAAAATTAAAATAACATTTGAGAATATTATAGACTTTCATTATAAATTTGAAGCTATACACCCTTTTCAAGATGGAAATGGAAGAGTAGGTAGACTTATTATGTTCAAAGAATGTTTAAGAAATAATATTATTCCTTTTATTATAGATGAAGAACATAAATTATTCTATTATAGAGGTTTAAAAAATTATAAAGAAGATAAGGCTTACTTAATTGAAACTTGTCTTTCTGCACAAGATAAATATATAAAGTTATTAAATGATTTAGAAATTTTAAAATAA
- a CDS encoding DUF4241 domain-containing protein, which produces MQPTKEWLKKWEKVKDKLQPNSNLVNYFTLKEIAGKEIDVMDIGPCSIPTGEFLVGDPLVYLRDIKQEVYLQKIPTGEFKTEVCVVKASDGDCDRYAAIRLKFNDNKIAYYEEAMVGNEEFDNIQEGDYFGFNVDAGLACICDKKLHKLYCDFDRKFDKENPDGNIYDDYFAKLFEESYKDNPKYQRDGGDWINWTIPDTNYHLPMFQSGFGDGAYPVYLAYDKDGNVCQLIVELIDIELAYSEIDKEDAE; this is translated from the coding sequence ATGCAACCAACAAAAGAATGGTTAAAAAAATGGGAAAAAGTAAAAGATAAGTTACAACCTAACAGTAATCTTGTAAATTATTTTACCTTAAAAGAAATTGCTGGAAAAGAAATAGATGTTATGGATATTGGACCTTGTTCTATCCCAACTGGAGAGTTTTTAGTTGGAGATCCTCTTGTTTATTTGAGAGATATAAAACAAGAAGTCTATTTACAAAAAATTCCAACAGGAGAATTTAAAACAGAGGTTTGTGTTGTAAAAGCTAGCGATGGAGATTGTGATAGATATGCAGCAATTAGATTAAAATTTAATGATAATAAAATTGCTTACTATGAAGAAGCTATGGTAGGCAATGAAGAATTTGATAATATACAAGAGGGAGATTATTTTGGTTTCAATGTTGATGCTGGGCTTGCTTGTATCTGTGATAAAAAACTTCATAAATTATATTGTGATTTTGATAGAAAATTTGATAAAGAAAATCCAGATGGAAATATTTATGATGATTATTTTGCAAAATTATTTGAAGAAAGCTATAAAGATAATCCAAAATATCAAAGAGATGGAGGAGATTGGATAAATTGGACTATACCTGATACCAATTATCATTTACCTATGTTTCAGTCTGGTTTTGGAGATGGAGCTTATCCTGTATATTTAGCCTATGATAAAGATGGCAATGTATGCCAACTTATTGTTGAACTTATTGATATTGAATTAGCTTATTCTGAAATTGACAAAGAAGATGCTGAATAA
- a CDS encoding tRNA threonylcarbamoyladenosine dehydratase: protein MFLQRTELLIGSNNIEKLKNSNVIVFGLGGVGGATVEALVRAGIGELSIVDFDTVDKTNLNRQIITTQSVVGKPKVEVAKDRILSINPDINLTIYNEKFLKENIDLFFKDKKYDYIVDAIDLVTPKLDLIEFATNSKIPIISCMGTGNKIDPAKFKVADIKKTSVCPLAKIIRKELKKRRINKLKVVYSDETPRKPFNLDGNREKTKNVGSISFVPPVAGMLLASEIIKDICEL from the coding sequence ATGTTTTTACAGAGAACTGAATTATTAATTGGTTCTAATAACATAGAAAAATTAAAAAATTCTAATGTTATTGTTTTTGGACTTGGTGGTGTTGGTGGTGCTACTGTTGAGGCACTTGTTAGGGCTGGGATAGGAGAGTTATCTATTGTTGACTTTGATACTGTTGATAAAACTAATCTAAATAGGCAGATTATTACAACACAATCTGTTGTAGGTAAGCCAAAAGTTGAGGTAGCAAAAGATAGAATTTTATCAATCAATCCTGATATAAATTTAACTATATACAATGAAAAATTTTTAAAAGAAAATATAGATTTATTTTTTAAAGATAAAAAATATGATTATATAGTTGATGCCATTGATTTGGTTACACCTAAATTAGATTTAATAGAATTTGCAACTAATTCAAAAATTCCAATAATTTCTTGTATGGGAACTGGAAATAAAATAGATCCAGCAAAATTTAAAGTAGCAGATATCAAAAAGACTTCTGTTTGTCCCTTAGCAAAAATTATTAGAAAAGAACTAAAAAAAAGAAGAATTAACAAATTAAAAGTTGTTTATTCTGATGAAACACCAAGAAAACCATTTAATTTAGATGGTAATAGAGAAAAAACTAAAAATGTTGGAAGTATTTCATTTGTGCCACCTGTTGCAGGTATGTTATTGGCAAGTGAAATAATAAAAGATATATGTGAACTATGA